From a region of the Mus pahari chromosome 12, PAHARI_EIJ_v1.1, whole genome shotgun sequence genome:
- the Ripk4 gene encoding receptor-interacting serine/threonine-protein kinase 4 — translation MEGEGRGRWALGLLRTFDAGEFAGWEKVGSGGFGQVYKVRHVHWKTWLAIKCSPSLHVDDRERMELLEEAKKMEMAKFRYILPVYGICQEPVGLVMEYMETGSLEKLLASEPLPWDLRFRIVHETAVGMNFLHCMSPPLLHLDLKPANILLDAHYHVKISDFGLAKCNGMSHSHDLSMDGLFGTIAYLPPERIREKSRLFDTKHDVYSFAIVIWGVLTQKKPFADEKNILHIMVKVVKGHRPELPPICRPRPRACASLIGLMQRCWHADPQVRPTFQEITSETEDLCEKPDEEVKDLAHEPGEKSSLESKSEARPESSRLKRASAPPFDNDCSLSELLSQLDSGISQTLEGPEELSRSSSECKLPSSSSGKRLSGVSSVDSAFSSRGSLSLSFEREASTGDLGPTDIQKKKLVDAIISGDTSKLMKILQPQDVDLVLDSSASLLHLAVEAGQEECVKWLLLNNANPNLTNRKGSTPLHMAVERKGRGIVELLLARKTSVNAKDEDQWTALHFAAQNGDEASTRLLLEKNASVNEVDFEGRTPMHVACQHGQENIVRTLLRRGVDVGLQGKDAWLPLHYAAWQGHLPIVKLLAKQPGVSVNAQTLDGRTPLHLAAQRGHYRVARILIDLCSDVNICSLQAQTPLHVAAETGHTSTARLLLHRGAGKEALTSEGYTALHLAARNGHLATVKLLIEEKADVLARGPLNQTALHLAAARGHSEVVEELVSADLIDLSDEQGLSALHLAAQGRHSQTVETLLKHGAHINLQSLKFQGGQSSAATLLRRSKT, via the exons ATGGAGGGCGAGGGCCGGGGCCGGTGGGCGCTGGGGCTGCTGCGCACCTTCGACGCGGGCGAATTCGCAGGCTGGGAGAAGGTGGGCTCGGGCGGCTTCGGGCAGGTGTACAAGGTGCGCCATGTGCACTGGAAGACGTGGCTCGCGATCAAGTGCTCGCCCAGTCTGCACGTCGACGACAG GGAACGCATGGAGCTTCTGGAGGAAGCTAAGAAGATGGAGATGGCCAAGTTCCGCTACATTCTACCTGTGTATGGCATATGCCAGGAACCTGTTGGCTTGGTCATGGAGTACATGGAGACAGGCTCCCTGGAGAAGCTGCTGGCCTCAGAGCCATTGCCTTGGGACCTGCGCTTTCGCATCGTGCATGAGACAGCTGTGGGCATGAACTTCCTGCATTGCATGTCTCCACCACTGCTGCACCTAGACTTGAAGCCAGCGAACATTCTGCTGGATGCCCACTACCATGTCAAG ATTTCTGACTTTGGGTTGGCCAAGTGCAATGGCATgtcccactctcatgacctcagCATGGATGGCCTGTTTGGCACAATCGCCTACCTCCCTCCAGAGCGAATTCGTGAGAAGAGCCGGTTGTTTGACACCAAGCATGATGTATACAG CTTTGCCATTGTGATCTGGGGTGTGCTTACACAGAAGAAGCCATTTGCAG atgagaaaaacaTCCTACACATCATGGTGAAAGTGGTAAAGGGCCACCGCCCAGAGCTGCCACCCATCTGCAGACCCCGGCCACGTGCCTGTGCCAGCCTGATAGGGCTCATGCAACGGTGCTGGCATGCAGACCCACAGGTGCGGCCCACCTTCCAAG AAATTACCTCTGAAACAGAAGACCTTTGTGAAAAACCTGATGAGGAGGTAAAAGACCTGGCTCATGAGCCAGGCGAGAAGAGTTCTCTAGAGTCCAAGAGTGAG GCCAGGCCTGAGTCCTCACGCCTCAAGCGTGCCTCTGCTCCCCCCTTCGATAATGACTGCAGTCTCTCCGAGTTGCTGTCACAGTTGGACTCTGGGATCTCCCAGACTCTTGAAGGCCCTGAGGAGCTCAGCCGAAGTTCCTCTGAATGCAAGCTCCCATCATCCAGCAGTGGCAAGAGGCTCTCGGGGGTGTCCTCAGTAGACTCAGCCTTTTCCTCCAGAGGATCGCTGTCACTGTCTTTTGAGCGGGAAGCTTCAACAGGCG ATCTGGGCCCCACAGACATCCAGAAGAAGAAGCTAGTGGATGCCATCATATCAGGGGATACCAGCAAGCTGATGAAGATCCTACAGCCCCAAGATGTGGACTTGGTTCTAGACAGCAGTGCCAGCCTGCTGCACCTGGCTGTGGAGGCCGGACAGGAGGAGTGTGTCAAGTGGCTGTTGCTTAACAATGCCAACCCCAACCTGACCAACAGGAAGGGCTCTACACCACTGCATATGGCTGTGGAGAGGAAGGGGCGTGGAATTGTGGAGCTACTGCTAGCCCGGAAGACCAGTGTCAATGCCAAGGATGAAGACCAGTGGACTGCCCTGCACTTTGCAGCCCAGAATGGGGATGAGGCCAGCACAAGGCTTCTACTAGAGAAGAATGCTTCTGTCAATGAGGTGGACTTTGAGGGCCGAACACCCATGCATGTAGCCTGCCAGCATGGACAGGAGAACATTGTGCGCACCCTGCTCCGCCGTGGTGTAGATGTAGGCCTGCAGGGAAAGGATGCCTGGTTGCCTCTGCACTATGCTGCCTGGCAGGGCCACCTGCCCATTGTTAAGCTGCTAGCCAAGCAGCCTGGGGTGAGTGTGAATGCCCAGACACTAGACGGGAGGACACCCCTGCACCTGGCTGCTCAGAGGGGGCACTACCGTGTGGCTCGCATTCTCATTGACCTGTGTTCTGACGTTAATATCTGCAGCCTGCAGGCACAGACACCTCTGCATGTTGCCGCAGAGACTGGACACACTAGTACTGCCCGGCTGCTCTTGCATCGTGGTGCTGGCAAGGAGGCTTTGACCTCAGAGGGCTATACCGCCCTGCACCTGGCAGCCCGGAATGGACACCTGGCTACTGTCAAGCTGCTCATAGAGGAGAAGGCTGATGTGCTGGCCCGGGGTCCCCTGAATCAGACAGCACTGCACCTGGCCGCTGCCCGTGGACACTCAGAGGTGGTAGAAGAGCTGGTCAGTGCTGACCTCATTGACCTGTCTGATGAGCAGGGCCTCAGTGCACTGCACCTGGCTGCTCAGGGCAGGCATTCACAGACTGTGGAGACACTGCTCAAACATGGAGCACACATCAACTTGCAGAGTCTCAAGTTCCAAGGAGGCCAGAGCTCTGCTGCCACATTGCTCCGACGCAGCAAGACCTAG